The Ovis canadensis isolate MfBH-ARS-UI-01 breed Bighorn chromosome 13, ARS-UI_OviCan_v2, whole genome shotgun sequence genome includes a region encoding these proteins:
- the DNMT3B gene encoding DNA (cytosine-5)-methyltransferase 3B isoform X5, protein MKADTRQLNGEEDASRREDSILTNGGCSDQSSDSKDAPSPPILEAISTPEIRGRRSSSRLSKREVSSLLSYTQDLTGDGGGNGEDGDGSDTPVMPKLFRETRTRSESPAVRTRNNSSTSNRERHRPSLRSTRGRQGRSHVDESPVEFSTTRSLRRRTGSSAGTPWPSPASPYLTIDLTDEDVVPQGSSTPYTRLAQDSQQESMESSQLDVEGRDADSTEYQDGKEFGIGDLVWGKIKGFSWWPAMVVSWKATSKRQAMSGMRWVQWFGDGKFSEIPADKLVALGLFSQHFNLATFNKLVSYRKAMYHALEKARIRAGKTFPSSPGDSLEDQLKPMLEWAHGGFKPTGVEGLKPNNKQPENKTRRRTADDSATSDYCPPPKRLKTNCYNNGKDRGEEDQSREQMASDVASNKGNLEDSCLSCGRRNPVSFHPLFEGGLCQTCRDRFLELFYMYDDDGYQSYCTVCCEGRELLLCSNTSCCRCFCVECLEALVGAGTAAEAKLQEPWSCYMCLPQRCHGILRRRKDWSVRLQAFFTSDPGLEYEAPKLYPAIPANRRRPIRVLSLFDGIATGYLVLKELGIKVEKYVASEVCEESIAVGTVKHEGNIKYVNDVRNITKKNIEEWGPFDLVIGGSPCNDLSNVNPARKGLYEGTGRLFFEFYHLLNYTRPKEGEDRPFFWMFENVVAMKVGDKRDISRFLECNPVMIDAIKVSAAHRARYFWGNLPGMNRIFGFPVHYTDVSNMGRVARQKLLGRSWSVPVIRHLFAPLKDYFACE, encoded by the exons ATGAAGGCAGACACCAGACAACTCAACGGAGAGGAGGACGCCAGCAGGAGGGAAGACTCCATCCTCACCAATGGGGGCTGCAGCGACCAGTCTTCGGACTCCAAGGATGCGCCCTCACCCCCGATCCTGGAGGCCATCAGCACCCCTGAGATCCGAG GCCGCAGATCAAGCTCACGACTGTCCAAGAGGGAGGTCTCCAGCCTGCTAAGTTATACTCAG gaCCTGACGGGTGATGGAGGTGGCAACGGAGAAGACGGGGATGGCTCCGACACTCCAGTGATGCCAAAGCTCTTCCGGGAAACCAGGACTCGGTCTGAAAGCCCAGCT GTCCGAACCCGAAATAACAGCAGTACCTCCAACCGGGAGAGGCACAGGCCCTCCCTACGTTCCACCCGAGGCCGGCAGGGCCGCAGCCACGTGGATGAATCCCCCGTGGAGTTCTCAACTACCAGG TCCCTGAGGCGAAGGACAGGATCCTCTGCAGGCACGCCGTGGCCGTCCCCTGCCAGCCCCTACCTCACCATCGACCTCACAGACGAGGATGTGGTGCCGCAGGGCAGCAGCACGCCCTATACCCGCCTGGCCCAGGACAGCCAGCAGGAGAGCATGGAGTCCTCGCAGCTGGACGTAGAGGGCAGAGATGCAGACAGCACCGAGTATCAG GATGGGAAAGAGTTTGGAATAGGAGATCTTGTGTGGGGAAAGATCAAGGGTTTCTCCTGGTGGCCTGCCATGGTGGTGTCCTGGAAGGCCACCTCCAAGCGGCAGGCGATGTCTGGCATGCGGTGGGTCCAGTGGTTTGGTGATGGCAAGTTCTCCGAG ATTCCAGCAGATAAGTTGGTGGCATTGGGATTGTTCAGCCAGCACTTTAACCTGGCGACCTTCAATAAGCTGGTCTCTTACAGGAAGGCCATGTACCATGCTCTGGAG AAAGCCAGGATCCGGGCTGGCAAGACATTCCCCAGCAGCCCTGGAGACTCGCTGGAAGATCAGCTGAAGCCCATGTTGGAGTGGGCCCATGGAGGCTTTAAGCCCACAGGGGTCGAGGGTCTCAAACCTAACAACAAGCAACCAG AGAATAAGACGCGGAGACGCACAGCTGACGACTCAGCCACCTCTGACTACTGCCCCCCACCCAAGCGCCTCAAGACAAATTGTTATAACAACGGCAAAGACCGAGGAGAGGAGGACCAGAGTCGAG AACAAATGGCTTCGGATGTTGCCAGCAACAAAGGCAATCTGGAAG ATAGCTGTTTGTCCTGTGGTAGGAGAAACCCCGTGTCCTTCCATCCTCTGTTTGAGGGTGGGCTCTGCCAGACATGCCGG GACCGCTTCCTCGAGCTCTTCTACATGTACGACGACGACGGCTACCAGTCGTACTGCACCGTGTGCTGCGAGGGCCGTGAGCTGCTCCTGTGCAGCAACACGAGCTGCTGCCG GTGCTTCTGTGTGGAGTGCCTGGAGGCGCTGGTGGGCGCAGGCACGGCGGCGGAGGCCAAGCTGCAGGAGCCCTGGAGTTGCTATATGTGTCTCCCTCAGCGTTGCCACGGCATCCTGCGGCGCCGCAAGGACTGGAGTGTGCGCCTGCAGGCCTTCTTCACCAGCGACCCCGGGCTCGAATAC GAAGCCCCCAAGTTATACCCTGCGATTCCTGCAAACCGACGGCGGCCTATTCGAGTCTTGTCGCTGTTTGATGGAATTGCAACAG ggTACTTGGTCCTCAAAGAACTGGGCATCAAAGTGGAGAAATACGTGGCCTCTGAAGTGTGTGAAGAGTCCATTGCTGTTGGCACCGTTAAGCACGAGGGCAACATCAAATATGTGAATGACGTCAGGAATATCACAAAGAAAAAC ATTGAAGAATGGGGCCCGTTTGACTTGGTGATTGGTGGAAGCCCATGCAATGATCTCTCCAATGTGAACCCTGCCAGGAAAGGCCTGTATG AGGGCACAGGCCGGCTCTTCTTTGAGTTCTACCACCTGCTGAATTACACTCGCCCCAAGGAGGGTGAAGACCGGCCTTTCTTCTGGATGTTTGAGAACGTGGTGGCCATGAAGGTCGGCGACAAGCGGGACATCTCTCGGTTTTTGGAG TGTAACCCAGTGATGATTGATGCCATCAAAGTGTCTGCTGCTCACAGAGCCCGATACTTCTGGGGCAACCTGCCCGGGATGAACAG gaTCTTCGGCTTCCCTGTACACTACACAGACGTCTCCAACATGGGCCGTGTGGCCCGTCAGAAGCTGCTTGGGAGGTCCTGGAGCGTGCCTGTCATCCGACACCTCTTCGCCCCCCTGAAGGACTACTTTGCCTGTGAATAG
- the DNMT3B gene encoding DNA (cytosine-5)-methyltransferase 3B isoform X3: MKADTRQLNGEEDASRREDSILTNGGCSDQSSDSKDAPSPPILEAISTPEIRGGRGGRGRRSSSRLSKREVSSLLSYTQDLTGDGGGNGEDGDGSDTPVMPKLFRETRTRSESPAVRTRNNSSTSNRERHRPSLRSTRGRQGRSHVDESPVEFSTTRSLRRRTGSSAGTPWPSPASPYLTIDLTDEDVVPQGSSTPYTRLAQDSQQESMESSQLDVEGRDADSTEYQDGKEFGIGDLVWGKIKGFSWWPAMVVSWKATSKRQAMSGMRWVQWFGDGKFSEIPADKLVALGLFSQHFNLATFNKLVSYRKAMYHALEKARIRAGKTFPSSPGDSLEDQLKPMLEWAHGGFKPTGVEGLKPNNKQPENKTRRRTADDSATSDYCPPPKRLKTNCYNNGKDRGEEDQSREQMASDVASNKGNLEDSCLSCGRRNPVSFHPLFEGGLCQTCRDRFLELFYMYDDDGYQSYCTVCCEGRELLLCSNTSCCRCFCVECLEALVGAGTAAEAKLQEPWSCYMCLPQRCHGILRRRKDWSVRLQAFFTSDPGLEYEAPKLYPAIPANRRRPIRVLSLFDGIATGYLVLKELGIKVEKYVASEVCEESIAVGTVKHEGNIKYVNDVRNITKKNIEEWGPFDLVIGGSPCNDLSNVNPARKGLYEGTGRLFFEFYHLLNYTRPKEGEDRPFFWMFENVVAMKVGDKRDISRFLECNPVMIDAIKVSAAHRARYFWGNLPGMNRIFGFPVHYTDVSNMGRVARQKLLGRSWSVPVIRHLFAPLKDYFACE, translated from the exons ATGAAGGCAGACACCAGACAACTCAACGGAGAGGAGGACGCCAGCAGGAGGGAAGACTCCATCCTCACCAATGGGGGCTGCAGCGACCAGTCTTCGGACTCCAAGGATGCGCCCTCACCCCCGATCCTGGAGGCCATCAGCACCCCTGAGATCCGAGGTGGCAGAGGTGGCAGAG GCCGCAGATCAAGCTCACGACTGTCCAAGAGGGAGGTCTCCAGCCTGCTAAGTTATACTCAG gaCCTGACGGGTGATGGAGGTGGCAACGGAGAAGACGGGGATGGCTCCGACACTCCAGTGATGCCAAAGCTCTTCCGGGAAACCAGGACTCGGTCTGAAAGCCCAGCT GTCCGAACCCGAAATAACAGCAGTACCTCCAACCGGGAGAGGCACAGGCCCTCCCTACGTTCCACCCGAGGCCGGCAGGGCCGCAGCCACGTGGATGAATCCCCCGTGGAGTTCTCAACTACCAGG TCCCTGAGGCGAAGGACAGGATCCTCTGCAGGCACGCCGTGGCCGTCCCCTGCCAGCCCCTACCTCACCATCGACCTCACAGACGAGGATGTGGTGCCGCAGGGCAGCAGCACGCCCTATACCCGCCTGGCCCAGGACAGCCAGCAGGAGAGCATGGAGTCCTCGCAGCTGGACGTAGAGGGCAGAGATGCAGACAGCACCGAGTATCAG GATGGGAAAGAGTTTGGAATAGGAGATCTTGTGTGGGGAAAGATCAAGGGTTTCTCCTGGTGGCCTGCCATGGTGGTGTCCTGGAAGGCCACCTCCAAGCGGCAGGCGATGTCTGGCATGCGGTGGGTCCAGTGGTTTGGTGATGGCAAGTTCTCCGAG ATTCCAGCAGATAAGTTGGTGGCATTGGGATTGTTCAGCCAGCACTTTAACCTGGCGACCTTCAATAAGCTGGTCTCTTACAGGAAGGCCATGTACCATGCTCTGGAG AAAGCCAGGATCCGGGCTGGCAAGACATTCCCCAGCAGCCCTGGAGACTCGCTGGAAGATCAGCTGAAGCCCATGTTGGAGTGGGCCCATGGAGGCTTTAAGCCCACAGGGGTCGAGGGTCTCAAACCTAACAACAAGCAACCAG AGAATAAGACGCGGAGACGCACAGCTGACGACTCAGCCACCTCTGACTACTGCCCCCCACCCAAGCGCCTCAAGACAAATTGTTATAACAACGGCAAAGACCGAGGAGAGGAGGACCAGAGTCGAG AACAAATGGCTTCGGATGTTGCCAGCAACAAAGGCAATCTGGAAG ATAGCTGTTTGTCCTGTGGTAGGAGAAACCCCGTGTCCTTCCATCCTCTGTTTGAGGGTGGGCTCTGCCAGACATGCCGG GACCGCTTCCTCGAGCTCTTCTACATGTACGACGACGACGGCTACCAGTCGTACTGCACCGTGTGCTGCGAGGGCCGTGAGCTGCTCCTGTGCAGCAACACGAGCTGCTGCCG GTGCTTCTGTGTGGAGTGCCTGGAGGCGCTGGTGGGCGCAGGCACGGCGGCGGAGGCCAAGCTGCAGGAGCCCTGGAGTTGCTATATGTGTCTCCCTCAGCGTTGCCACGGCATCCTGCGGCGCCGCAAGGACTGGAGTGTGCGCCTGCAGGCCTTCTTCACCAGCGACCCCGGGCTCGAATAC GAAGCCCCCAAGTTATACCCTGCGATTCCTGCAAACCGACGGCGGCCTATTCGAGTCTTGTCGCTGTTTGATGGAATTGCAACAG ggTACTTGGTCCTCAAAGAACTGGGCATCAAAGTGGAGAAATACGTGGCCTCTGAAGTGTGTGAAGAGTCCATTGCTGTTGGCACCGTTAAGCACGAGGGCAACATCAAATATGTGAATGACGTCAGGAATATCACAAAGAAAAAC ATTGAAGAATGGGGCCCGTTTGACTTGGTGATTGGTGGAAGCCCATGCAATGATCTCTCCAATGTGAACCCTGCCAGGAAAGGCCTGTATG AGGGCACAGGCCGGCTCTTCTTTGAGTTCTACCACCTGCTGAATTACACTCGCCCCAAGGAGGGTGAAGACCGGCCTTTCTTCTGGATGTTTGAGAACGTGGTGGCCATGAAGGTCGGCGACAAGCGGGACATCTCTCGGTTTTTGGAG TGTAACCCAGTGATGATTGATGCCATCAAAGTGTCTGCTGCTCACAGAGCCCGATACTTCTGGGGCAACCTGCCCGGGATGAACAG gaTCTTCGGCTTCCCTGTACACTACACAGACGTCTCCAACATGGGCCGTGTGGCCCGTCAGAAGCTGCTTGGGAGGTCCTGGAGCGTGCCTGTCATCCGACACCTCTTCGCCCCCCTGAAGGACTACTTTGCCTGTGAATAG